The sequence CTTTTTACGCTTAGTGCCAGGCGTTAGTCATGCTGATGTCATTGCTGCGCTAACCGAAGTGGGTGCAGCAAAAGTGTTAAACAGTCCCTTGCAGCGGATTTCTGGCGGTGAGCTACAGCGGGTTTTGCTGGCACGGGCTTTATTGCGTAAGCCACAATTACTGGTGCTTGATGAGCCGGTGCAGGGGGTTGATGTCAATGGCCAGCTTGAGCTGTATAACTTGATTGGCCAGTTGCGTGATCGCTATGGCTGTGGCGTGCTGATGATTTCCCATGATCTGCATTTAGTGATGCGCTCCACTGATCGAGTGATTTGCTTAAACCGCCATATCTGTTGTTCTGGACATCCTGAACAAGTCAGCGGTGATCCAGCCTTTGTTGAGATGTTTGGTGCGCGTGCAGCCAGTGATTTGGCTGTTTATCATCACGATCACGACCATAAACATGATTTGCATGGCTGCGTGTTAACTCCAAAAACTCACCAACATGGGCCAGATTGCACACATGCCTGATTTTCTTTTATACGCGTTATGCGCAGGTTTATTACTGGCTGTGGTGGCTGGTCCGCTCGGTGCTTTTGTTGTCTGGCGACGCATGGCTTATTTTGGCGATACCTTGGCGCATTCCGCGCTATTTGGTGTGGCCTTGGGTCTGCTGTTTGATATTAATCTGGCGCTGGCAGTCATTATTGGTTGCTTGCTGCTGGCCTTTGTTTTAGTGGCGTTGCAGAGCCGCCAGCCCTTAGCTTCAGATACCATTTTAGGGATTTTAGCGCACAGCACACTGTCGTTAGGTCTGGTAACTCTCAGCTTTATGGAGTCAGTGCGCGTCGATTTAATGGGCTATCTATTTGGTGATTTACTGGCTGTCAGCGCAATGGATTTAATCTGGATTGGTGGCGGCAGCGCTGTGGTTTTAATTAGCATTATTGCTTTATGGCGACCGCTATTGGCGATTACTGTGCATGAAGAGCTGGCCGAAGTGGAAGGCTTGCCGGTAGCCAGGTTGCGTTTGGTGTTGATGGTGTTAATGGCATTGGTGATTGCCGTGGCGATGAAAATCGTTGGTGTGCTGCTGATTACCTCGTTGCTGATTATTCCCGCTGCTTCTGCGCAGCGCCATGCACGTAGCCCAGAGCAAATGGCGGTGGGGGCCAGTCTGCTGGGAATGTTGGCAGTTTGTGCTGGATTGGCCATGTCGTGGCATTTGGATACGCCAGCAGGGCCATCGATTGTGGTCTGTTCGGCTGCGTTGTTTCTAGTGAGCTTTATCGTGCCGCAACGCCGTTAAGCGCCAGTTGCTGCTGAACTGCAATGCGGCTGCGAGGTCAAAAATTTATTAGGTGGGTGAAGCTCACCGATTACAGACTGTAAAATAAGGAATGAGATGATGCGCAAAGCGCTAACAATGACTCTAGTCACAGCCTTTTCATTTGCTACGGCCGCTTGTGCGACTGCCCCAGTGCCTGATTTAAATAGTGTTGCAAACTATCCTGTAGCGCAAGAAGGGCAGTCGCGTCATGTGATCTGGCTGGACACGCAACAAAATGAAGACTTGCTCAAAGTTGAAGTTGTGCCTGGTAAGCAGATGCTTACTGACTGCAATACACGCAGCTTAATGGGCAATTTTACTGCACAAGACCTGCAAGGTTGGGGTTACACCTATTACCAGTTAGGTGATGTAAGTGGCCCTATTTCAACGTTAATGGCCTGCCCCGATGACACGAAAATACAAGCCTTCGTTCCTGTTATGGGTGACAACTTCACCTTGCCTTACAACAGTAAATTGCCGATCGTTATTTATGCGCCAGATGACGTTGAAGTGCGCTACCGTATTTGGACAGGCAGTAAAGCGCTGAAATCAGCGATCCAGCAATAATCTCAACATGGCCCACGCCATTCTCTCCAGCACAGCCTGAGGTGTATTCGCCTTAGGCTGTCTGCAGCATATCTTCTGCATCATTACAGAGCAGTGTAGACTGCCAGCTGTTTTGTTGGTTGGGGATATTTATATGTCACGATTTATCAGACGCTATGCGTTGGTGTGCGGCGTACTGGCCATGTTAACGGCGTGCCAGAACACTGCTCAACACGTCACTGCGCCTCAGGTTGATGAGTTTGCTGTGGCTGAGTTGGTCTTTACTGATCATGTCAACGCCAATCAGCTTGAATTAGCCGCACAGCAACTCGCTAGCCTGCGAAATAATTACCCTGATGAGCCGCGCATTGCTGATTTACAGCAGCGTTTAGCCAACGCTTGGCTGGCCGTCGGTGAGCAGGCGCTTAAAGATGCAGATGTTGACACGGCGAGTGCTGCCTTGATTGAAGCCAAGCGTTTATTGCCGCAAGCACCAGCTTTAACTGAAGGGCTCGATGCTGCTTTACTTGCTGTGCAAGCGCCTGCTGCTAAGCCTAGCGTCACACCACCAGCGACGCTACGCCAGCCTCCAGCGGTGCGTAAAACACCCGTGCAAAAACAGCCTGAGCAGCAAGCAGAGACGACGCCCAGCGCCGAGCAATTAGAGCCTGAGCAACCAGCAACACAATCTGCGCCTACACTTAGCAAGGCTAAAGCGCGTATTATTGACGTTAATGCGCCATATACTGTTGTGCCACTGCCAATGCTGCAAACCCGCACTAATCATCGGTTAGGGCGCTTGTTGGATGATGTTGCTGCTGATGTGGTTAAATTTCGCGCAGCTGTAACGATTGAGGTTGCCAATACCCGTGATTTTCATTGGGTTGCTGCTTTGCTCTCGGCGCGGGTTAATAAGATCGATAGCAGTTTTAAGCCGCGTCTCGAAGAAGTGATTCGCAGTGATGAGCCTGCGCAGTTAGTCATTACGCCACGCAAGATATAAGAAATAGCTCTATACATAGAGTTTAAAATAACTTTTAACGCTAAGCGATGATGGGCACACTGTCCGTTAAAATCGCCCTAACAAGGTTAAACCGTGATTGAATTCCACGATGTGCATAAAGCTTATGCAGTAAACGGGCAGAGTATTGTTGCGTTACATCCCACAGCCTTACAGGTCGAGCCCGGTGAGATTTTTGGCTTGATTGGTCACTCCGGTGCCGGAAAAAGCACACTATTGCGCCTAATTAATCGCCTAGAAGAGCCCAGCGGTGGTCGCATTATCGTTGATGGTGTCGACGTGACAGCCTTGGATGCGCAAGGTTTACGGCGCTTTCGCCAGCGTGTCGGGATGATTTTTCAGCATTTCAACTTGCTGTCATCCAAGACCGTGGCCAACAATGTGGCGATGCCGCTGAAACTGGCCGGTGAACTCAGTAGTGCGCAGATTAAACAGCGCGTGATTGAATTGCTGGCGCGCGTGGGTTTGAGTGAGCATGCCAATAAATACCCAGCGCAGCTGTCCGGTGGCCAGAAGCAGCGGGTGGGTATTGCCCGCGCCTTGGCAACGGATCCAAAAATTCTCTTATGTGATGAAGCGACCAGTGCGTTGGATCCTGAAACCACAGCGCAAGTGTTGCAGTTACTGGCTGAAATCAATCGAGAGCTGGGCTTAACCATTGTTTTGATTACCCATGAAATGGACGTGATTCGTCGTGTCTGTGATCGTGTCGGGGTGATGGATGCTGGCGTGATTGTTGAACAGGGCTTAGTCAGTGAGGTGTTTTTGCATCCCCAGCACCCAACCACTCAGCGTTTTGTGCAGGAGTCGGAAGGTGATGCCGGTCTGACGCAAGATGAAGCGTTTCAGTTGGTCAGCGGCCGTATTGTGCGCTTAACCTTTTTAGGTGAAACCACCTACGCACCCTTGTTAGGGCAAGTGGCCCGTAATACTGGGGTTGATTACAGCATCTTAGCTGGGCGTATCGGGCGCATTAAAGAGCAAGCCTGTGGCCAACTTACTCTGGCGCTAACCGGCGGGAAAGAGCAATTAGCGGAGCAGCAATTGCGTGCTGCTGGTGTGCATGTTGAGGTCTTACGCCCATGAGCGAGTTACTGATTAATATTGACTGGTATGAGATTTGGCAGGCGAGCTTAGACACCTTATTAATGCTCGGTGGTTCGCTGCTGTTTACTGTAATTTTAGGGCTGCCGGTTGGCGTTTTGCTGTTTTTAATTGGCCCGCGGCAAATGTTTGAGAATCGCGCCTTTTATGCCATGTTGTCTTTTGTCGTCAACGTACTGCGCTCGTTGCCGTTTATCATCTTATTGATTGTGATGATTCCGATCACCGTCGTAATGACCGGTACATCCTTAGGTGTGGCTGGTGCAATTCCGCCGTTGGTGGTGGGCACTACGCCGTTTTTTGCACGCCTAGTGGAAACGTCATTGCGTGAGGTCGATCGCGGTATTATCGAAGCCACACAAGCAATGGGTGCCAGTACGCGGCAGATTATTTTTAATGCCTTATTGCCTGAAGCACGACCAGGCATTATTGCGGCAACCACAGTCACCGCCATTACCCT comes from Pseudomonas sp. C27(2019) and encodes:
- a CDS encoding methionine ABC transporter ATP-binding protein, translating into MIEFHDVHKAYAVNGQSIVALHPTALQVEPGEIFGLIGHSGAGKSTLLRLINRLEEPSGGRIIVDGVDVTALDAQGLRRFRQRVGMIFQHFNLLSSKTVANNVAMPLKLAGELSSAQIKQRVIELLARVGLSEHANKYPAQLSGGQKQRVGIARALATDPKILLCDEATSALDPETTAQVLQLLAEINRELGLTIVLITHEMDVIRRVCDRVGVMDAGVIVEQGLVSEVFLHPQHPTTQRFVQESEGDAGLTQDEAFQLVSGRIVRLTFLGETTYAPLLGQVARNTGVDYSILAGRIGRIKEQACGQLTLALTGGKEQLAEQQLRAAGVHVEVLRP
- the eco gene encoding serine protease inhibitor ecotin, which encodes MRKALTMTLVTAFSFATAACATAPVPDLNSVANYPVAQEGQSRHVIWLDTQQNEDLLKVEVVPGKQMLTDCNTRSLMGNFTAQDLQGWGYTYYQLGDVSGPISTLMACPDDTKIQAFVPVMGDNFTLPYNSKLPIVIYAPDDVEVRYRIWTGSKALKSAIQQ
- a CDS encoding methionine ABC transporter permease, producing MSELLINIDWYEIWQASLDTLLMLGGSLLFTVILGLPVGVLLFLIGPRQMFENRAFYAMLSFVVNVLRSLPFIILLIVMIPITVVMTGTSLGVAGAIPPLVVGTTPFFARLVETSLREVDRGIIEATQAMGASTRQIIFNALLPEARPGIIAATTVTAITLVSYTAMAGVVGAGGLGDLAIRFGYQRFQTDVMVVTVVLLLILVQVLQSVGDRLVLRFSRK
- the znuB gene encoding zinc ABC transporter permease subunit ZnuB; this encodes MPDFLLYALCAGLLLAVVAGPLGAFVVWRRMAYFGDTLAHSALFGVALGLLFDINLALAVIIGCLLLAFVLVALQSRQPLASDTILGILAHSTLSLGLVTLSFMESVRVDLMGYLFGDLLAVSAMDLIWIGGGSAVVLISIIALWRPLLAITVHEELAEVEGLPVARLRLVLMVLMALVIAVAMKIVGVLLITSLLIIPAASAQRHARSPEQMAVGASLLGMLAVCAGLAMSWHLDTPAGPSIVVCSAALFLVSFIVPQRR
- the znuC gene encoding zinc ABC transporter ATP-binding protein ZnuC, producing the protein MRSLALLRAEHVNLSLSEQKVLIDVSLQLAAGEIVTIVGPNGSGKTSLVRVLLGLLTPSSGSVWRAPQLRIGYMPQKLEMHATLPLSVLRFLRLVPGVSHADVIAALTEVGAAKVLNSPLQRISGGELQRVLLARALLRKPQLLVLDEPVQGVDVNGQLELYNLIGQLRDRYGCGVLMISHDLHLVMRSTDRVICLNRHICCSGHPEQVSGDPAFVEMFGARAASDLAVYHHDHDHKHDLHGCVLTPKTHQHGPDCTHA